The Citrifermentans bemidjiense Bem genome window below encodes:
- a CDS encoding choice-of-anchor D domain-containing protein, giving the protein MSSRFLQHICLAFAVAVLSTAAATAQAAPYTAPGYTPDYYETPNWANSPPLRKFVDTLPGLNAGAKNNLGQYLPVAIPDTTSYPGSDYYELELGEYTEKMHSDLPPTTLRGYRQVNTTDPNVSAFHYLGPLIMATKDRPVRVKFINRLPNGSAGNLFVPVDTTVMGSGEGPACTPVDPANPMGPQNCEMYTQNRGDLHLHGGRTPWISDGTPHQWITPAGEATSYKKGVSVVNVPDMWFKADGTMITEASFPGSACAGSTTCAEAGATNNPGEGSQTYYWTNQQSSRLMFYHDHSMGITRLNVYVGEAAGYLLQDDVEKALVNGGTVNGRTFKAGTIPADQIPLIIQDKTFVDGDPASPTYVKKTDPLWNWGTGPLASAPNAKGVVERAANTGDLWWPHVYMPAENPFNPDLSGMSSYGRWFYGPWFYPATPVCGENGAQLPLCVAKGPVANPYYDPTCDPAVAGFCQPPLIPGTPDTSWGAEAFMDTMVVNGTAYPKMTVDPKPYRLRILNAAHDRFLNLQLYQADASVPKGCPTCADNTEVKMVPALEMPAYPNWPADAREGGVPDPALRGPAFIQVGSEGGLLPAPAVLPNQPVSWNLDPTTFNFGNVNGGTLIMGPAERADVIVDFSKYAGKTLILYNDAPTAFPALVPQYNYYTGAPDRTDIGGIAGTPVGFGPNIRTVMQITVTGSGGSAPPDDYNPALLTELQSAFKTTPTEAGAFSLSQEPVIVGQSAYNQTYNKLFPANWPIWGVSRITDTSISFKQPDGTLMENFPMKPKAVHDEMGASFDEFGRMAAKLGLELPFTNAGNANFVLQNYADPVTEQVTPGGIQIWKISHNGVDTHPIHFHLFDVQILNRVAWDGIIRLPDANELGWKDTIRLSPLEDTIVALRPITPQVPFPLPDSVRPLNPTVPIGSDMGFSQSNPKDGGNLAGAMVNQMYNFGHEYVWHCHILSHEENDMMRSMSYLVPPAAPAALTAVSNGPNVDLSFKDNSASESSFEVQISNDPTFQAGVTTRVVAASVPASKFGETVQLSVDPALGTYYRVQALDDYTPTTPASYRPDWQAATSRSAWSNIATAAAIPIALTSPASLSFGNQPFGTASAVKTVTLNNGGSSDLTVTSVALAGANPGEFAVTANNCVTTLAPASNCSISVSFNPTVAAAASASVTVNSNDPARPALTVPVTGTGIASALPTLNPLQLTFAPQLVATTSAAKTVVLANTGNQALGVSAIRLTGGTVADFSVTHDCPMTLAPAASCTISVSATPSLAGTVLADLAIDTTSPAAATAIVPLSVIGMAPIAVANPASLNFGSQFAKSASAAKQVVVSNAGTAPLVVSGIGFAGSNAADFSQTSNCGSAPIAVGASCTVDVVFTPQAMGSRAATMAVATSDPVTPLLNVALAGTGVAPVGSVAPVSLSYGNVLVNTVSLPQTVTVSNASATTALQISAITLTGTDPTHFSLTSSCGASVAPGASCSVAVSFTPLAEGAKSAALTVVSNDPFNGTPAGTFSVPLTGLGTTITLSSQALYFGAQVVNNNSSSQVVSILNTSDLPMTISNIALGGTNPGDFTQTNNCPPSLSGGRSCTINIRFRPTATGARSALLSIFDSAAGSPQSIPISGTGLLGPAATLAPTSINFGNVIRGSVSAAQTITLTSTGGVPLRISSISLGGDSPSSYTLVNNDCPIGTPGLASGASCTVSVAFAPNRGTGSQQATVDFIDNANNNNSTQSVKLVGIAQ; this is encoded by the coding sequence ATGAGCAGCCGATTCTTGCAGCACATCTGCCTCGCGTTTGCCGTCGCTGTCCTCTCCACAGCGGCCGCCACCGCGCAGGCTGCGCCCTACACGGCGCCAGGGTACACGCCGGATTACTACGAGACACCGAACTGGGCCAATTCGCCCCCCCTGCGCAAGTTCGTGGACACGCTCCCCGGCTTGAACGCTGGGGCTAAGAACAACCTGGGGCAGTACCTGCCGGTGGCTATACCAGACACCACGAGCTATCCCGGGTCCGATTACTACGAGCTGGAGCTTGGGGAGTACACGGAGAAGATGCACTCCGACCTTCCCCCGACCACGCTGCGCGGCTACCGCCAGGTCAATACCACCGATCCCAACGTCAGCGCCTTCCATTACCTTGGGCCGCTGATCATGGCGACCAAGGACCGGCCGGTCCGGGTCAAGTTCATCAACCGGCTCCCCAACGGCAGCGCAGGCAACCTATTCGTTCCGGTCGACACCACGGTGATGGGCTCCGGCGAGGGGCCTGCCTGCACTCCGGTGGATCCGGCGAACCCGATGGGACCGCAGAACTGCGAGATGTACACCCAGAACCGGGGCGATCTGCACCTCCACGGGGGGCGCACCCCCTGGATCAGCGACGGCACGCCGCACCAGTGGATCACCCCCGCGGGTGAGGCAACCTCCTATAAGAAAGGGGTGAGCGTGGTTAACGTCCCGGATATGTGGTTCAAGGCCGACGGCACCATGATCACCGAGGCGAGCTTCCCCGGCTCCGCCTGCGCCGGTTCTACCACCTGCGCCGAGGCGGGAGCGACCAACAATCCCGGCGAGGGGTCTCAGACCTACTACTGGACCAACCAGCAGAGCTCCAGGCTGATGTTCTACCACGATCACTCGATGGGGATCACCCGCCTCAACGTCTACGTCGGCGAGGCGGCGGGGTACCTGTTGCAGGACGACGTCGAAAAGGCGCTGGTGAACGGTGGCACGGTTAACGGCCGCACCTTCAAGGCGGGAACCATTCCCGCCGATCAGATCCCGCTCATCATCCAGGACAAGACCTTCGTGGACGGCGATCCCGCGAGCCCGACCTACGTGAAGAAGACCGACCCCCTCTGGAATTGGGGGACCGGCCCCCTGGCCTCCGCCCCCAACGCCAAGGGTGTGGTCGAGCGCGCGGCGAACACCGGCGACCTCTGGTGGCCCCACGTCTACATGCCGGCCGAGAACCCCTTCAACCCGGACCTCTCCGGCATGAGCAGCTACGGGCGCTGGTTCTACGGCCCCTGGTTCTACCCCGCGACGCCAGTCTGCGGCGAGAACGGCGCGCAGCTTCCCTTGTGCGTGGCTAAAGGGCCGGTCGCGAACCCCTATTACGATCCGACCTGCGACCCTGCCGTGGCCGGCTTCTGCCAGCCGCCGCTTATCCCCGGCACCCCCGATACCTCCTGGGGCGCCGAGGCGTTCATGGACACCATGGTGGTCAACGGCACCGCTTATCCCAAGATGACTGTGGACCCGAAGCCGTACCGGTTGCGCATCCTTAACGCGGCGCACGACCGCTTTCTCAACCTGCAGCTCTACCAGGCGGACGCGAGCGTCCCGAAGGGATGCCCCACCTGCGCCGACAATACCGAGGTGAAGATGGTCCCGGCGCTGGAGATGCCGGCCTATCCGAACTGGCCTGCCGACGCGAGGGAAGGGGGGGTACCCGACCCGGCCCTGCGCGGCCCCGCCTTCATCCAGGTGGGTAGCGAAGGGGGGCTTCTCCCCGCGCCGGCGGTGCTCCCGAACCAGCCTGTTTCCTGGAACCTCGACCCGACCACCTTCAACTTCGGCAACGTGAACGGCGGAACCCTCATCATGGGACCGGCCGAGCGTGCCGACGTCATCGTCGACTTCTCCAAGTACGCAGGCAAGACCCTGATCCTCTACAACGACGCGCCCACCGCCTTCCCGGCGCTGGTGCCGCAGTACAACTACTACACCGGTGCCCCCGACCGCACCGACATCGGCGGCATCGCCGGCACCCCGGTCGGCTTCGGCCCCAACATCCGCACCGTGATGCAGATCACCGTCACCGGCTCGGGCGGAAGCGCCCCTCCCGACGACTACAACCCGGCGCTGCTGACCGAGCTGCAGAGCGCGTTCAAGACCACGCCGACCGAGGCGGGGGCCTTCTCGCTCTCCCAGGAGCCGGTCATCGTGGGGCAGAGCGCCTACAACCAGACCTACAACAAGCTCTTCCCGGCCAACTGGCCCATCTGGGGCGTTTCGAGGATCACCGACACCTCGATCAGCTTCAAGCAGCCCGACGGCACTTTGATGGAAAATTTCCCCATGAAGCCCAAGGCGGTCCACGACGAGATGGGCGCCTCCTTTGACGAGTTCGGCCGCATGGCGGCGAAGCTCGGCCTGGAGCTCCCCTTCACCAACGCGGGCAACGCCAACTTCGTGCTGCAGAACTACGCCGATCCTGTCACCGAACAGGTCACTCCGGGTGGCATCCAGATCTGGAAGATCTCTCATAACGGGGTTGACACGCACCCGATCCACTTCCACCTGTTCGACGTGCAGATCCTTAACCGCGTGGCCTGGGACGGCATCATCAGGCTCCCCGACGCGAACGAGCTCGGATGGAAGGACACCATCAGGTTGAGTCCGCTCGAGGACACCATCGTCGCGCTGCGCCCCATCACTCCGCAGGTGCCGTTCCCGCTGCCGGACAGCGTCCGCCCGCTGAACCCGACCGTCCCCATCGGCTCCGACATGGGCTTCTCGCAGTCCAATCCGAAGGACGGGGGCAACCTCGCGGGCGCCATGGTCAACCAGATGTACAACTTCGGACATGAGTACGTCTGGCATTGCCACATCCTGAGCCACGAGGAAAACGACATGATGCGTTCCATGTCGTACCTGGTGCCGCCGGCGGCGCCCGCGGCGCTTACCGCGGTTAGTAACGGCCCCAACGTCGATCTCTCCTTCAAGGACAACTCGGCCAGCGAGTCGAGCTTCGAGGTGCAGATCAGCAACGACCCGACCTTCCAGGCGGGTGTCACCACCCGGGTCGTCGCCGCCAGCGTCCCCGCCTCCAAGTTCGGCGAGACCGTGCAGCTCTCGGTCGACCCGGCGCTCGGGACCTATTACCGGGTGCAGGCGCTAGACGACTACACCCCGACCACCCCCGCGAGCTACCGGCCCGACTGGCAGGCGGCCACCAGCCGCTCCGCATGGTCCAACATCGCCACGGCGGCCGCGATTCCGATCGCCTTAACTTCCCCCGCATCGCTTTCTTTCGGGAACCAGCCGTTCGGAACGGCGAGCGCGGTGAAGACCGTCACGCTTAACAACGGGGGCAGCTCCGATCTGACCGTGACCTCCGTCGCCCTTGCCGGCGCGAACCCCGGCGAATTCGCCGTCACCGCCAACAACTGCGTCACTACGCTTGCGCCTGCCTCAAACTGCAGCATCAGCGTCAGCTTTAACCCGACCGTTGCGGCCGCAGCTAGCGCCTCGGTCACCGTGAACAGCAACGACCCGGCCCGTCCGGCGCTCACCGTCCCCGTCACCGGCACCGGCATCGCCTCTGCGCTCCCGACGCTCAACCCGCTGCAGCTCACCTTCGCTCCGCAGCTCGTGGCAACGACGAGCGCGGCCAAAACGGTCGTTCTCGCCAACACGGGGAACCAGGCTCTGGGCGTCTCGGCGATACGGCTTACCGGCGGCACCGTCGCCGATTTCAGCGTCACCCACGACTGCCCGATGACGCTCGCTCCCGCGGCTAGCTGCACCATCAGCGTAAGCGCCACCCCGAGCCTCGCCGGGACGGTGTTGGCCGACCTCGCCATCGATACTACGAGCCCGGCCGCAGCCACCGCCATCGTACCTCTGAGCGTCATCGGCATGGCCCCCATCGCGGTCGCCAACCCGGCGTCGCTCAACTTCGGCAGCCAGTTCGCCAAGAGCGCCAGCGCAGCCAAGCAGGTAGTCGTCTCCAACGCCGGCACCGCGCCGCTCGTCGTAAGCGGCATCGGGTTCGCCGGGAGCAACGCAGCGGACTTCTCCCAGACCAGCAACTGCGGCAGCGCTCCCATCGCGGTCGGCGCTTCCTGCACCGTCGACGTCGTCTTCACCCCGCAGGCCATGGGTAGTCGCGCCGCCACCATGGCTGTAGCCACGAGCGACCCGGTGACGCCGCTTCTCAACGTGGCATTGGCGGGAACCGGCGTGGCGCCGGTAGGAAGCGTGGCACCTGTCTCGCTCTCCTACGGCAACGTGCTGGTCAACACCGTCAGCCTGCCGCAGACGGTGACCGTCTCCAACGCGAGTGCCACCACCGCGCTCCAGATAAGCGCCATCACGCTTACCGGCACCGACCCGACCCACTTCTCCCTGACCAGCAGCTGCGGCGCCTCCGTAGCACCTGGTGCATCCTGCAGCGTCGCGGTCAGCTTCACCCCGCTTGCCGAGGGGGCGAAGAGTGCCGCACTCACCGTCGTCAGCAACGACCCCTTCAACGGGACGCCTGCCGGCACCTTCTCCGTGCCCTTGACCGGGCTCGGGACCACCATCACGCTCAGCTCCCAGGCGCTTTACTTCGGAGCCCAGGTGGTGAACAACAACAGCTCTTCGCAGGTCGTCTCCATTCTCAACACCAGCGATCTGCCGATGACGATTAGCAATATCGCGCTCGGTGGAACCAACCCCGGCGACTTTACCCAAACCAACAACTGCCCGCCGTCTCTCAGCGGCGGCCGCTCCTGCACCATCAACATCAGGTTCAGGCCGACCGCCACGGGAGCACGCTCCGCCCTGCTGTCGATCTTCGACAGCGCGGCAGGAAGCCCCCAGAGCATCCCCATCAGCGGCACCGGGCTCCTGGGACCTGCGGCTACCTTGGCTCCGACCTCGATCAACTTCGGCAACGTGATCCGCGGCTCGGTCAGCGCGGCGCAGACCATCACCCTCACCTCCACCGGAGGGGTGCCTCTCAGGATAAGCAGCATCTCACTGGGCGGCGACTCCCCTAGCTCGTACACGCTGGTCAACAACGATTGCCCGATTGGCACCCCCGGCCTAGCCTCCGGGGCAAGCTGCACGGTGAGCGTCGCCTTTGCCCCCAACAGGGGCACCGGCAGCCAGCAGGCAACGGTGGACTTCATCGACAACGCTAACAACAACAACAGCACCCAGAGCGTCAAGCTTGTGGGCATAGCACAGTAA
- a CDS encoding Ppx/GppA phosphatase family protein translates to MNHTVAAIDLGTNTARLLIAGRDPYRQILLKRIITRLGGGFTRERGLSEEAQLRSIAALKEFALDMSHHGVVRLRAVTTSAVRDAKNGEEFVQRVLAETGIALEVIDGTEEAVLTLRGVGSILDRKECDLAVFDVGGGSTEYTLASDLQPVFSRSLPIGVVRLTEGKAGVVEMEDKISRELTALQKELAAQGLEERFRKATLVGTAGTATTLAAIDMGMEDYDYKRVNNHTMPLAAVEKIYRQLLPLTPQQRLEVKGLEPGREDLIIAGVLVVLTTMRIFGFETFKVSDSGLLEGLILGV, encoded by the coding sequence ATGAACCACACCGTAGCCGCCATCGACCTTGGCACCAATACCGCGAGGCTGCTCATCGCCGGCCGTGACCCCTACCGCCAGATACTTTTGAAACGGATCATCACCAGGCTCGGGGGGGGCTTTACCCGTGAGCGCGGACTCTCCGAGGAGGCGCAGCTTCGTTCCATCGCCGCCTTGAAGGAGTTCGCGCTCGACATGTCGCACCACGGCGTGGTCCGGCTGCGGGCGGTTACCACCAGCGCCGTTAGGGACGCGAAAAACGGTGAAGAGTTCGTGCAAAGGGTGCTTGCCGAGACCGGCATCGCTTTGGAGGTGATCGACGGCACGGAGGAGGCGGTGCTGACGCTGAGAGGGGTGGGCTCGATCCTGGATCGCAAGGAATGCGACCTGGCAGTCTTCGACGTGGGAGGCGGGAGCACCGAGTACACCCTCGCCTCTGACCTGCAGCCGGTATTCTCCCGCAGCCTCCCTATCGGCGTGGTCAGGCTCACCGAAGGGAAGGCCGGGGTCGTAGAGATGGAGGACAAGATCAGTCGCGAGCTGACCGCGCTGCAAAAGGAACTGGCGGCGCAGGGGCTCGAGGAGCGCTTCAGGAAGGCGACGCTGGTAGGGACCGCAGGGACCGCCACGACACTTGCCGCCATAGACATGGGGATGGAAGATTACGATTACAAGCGGGTGAACAACCACACCATGCCGCTTGCCGCCGTGGAAAAGATATACCGGCAGCTACTGCCGCTGACGCCGCAACAGAGGCTCGAAGTGAAAGGGCTGGAACCAGGGCGCGAGGACCTCATCATAGCCGGGGTACTGGTGGTTCTCACCACCATGCGCATCTTCGGCTTCGAGACCTTCAAGGTGAGCGACTCGGGGCTGCTCGAAGGGCTGATACTAGGGGTTTGA
- a CDS encoding HU family DNA-binding protein translates to MNKSELIESLAAKKTLSFKKAEEVVNAVFASMTDALLSGDRIEIRGVGSFVVKEYDAYTGRNPKTGESISVKAKKLPFFKVGKELKEKVSS, encoded by the coding sequence ATGAACAAATCGGAACTCATTGAATCTCTCGCCGCAAAGAAAACCCTCTCCTTCAAGAAGGCCGAGGAGGTGGTCAACGCAGTCTTCGCCTCGATGACCGACGCCCTTTTATCCGGCGACAGGATCGAGATCAGGGGGGTCGGAAGCTTCGTGGTGAAAGAGTACGACGCCTACACCGGTAGAAATCCAAAGACAGGCGAATCCATTTCCGTCAAGGCGAAGAAGCTTCCCTTCTTCAAGGTCGGTAAAGAACTGAAAGAGAAAGTCTCCAGCTAG
- a CDS encoding NHL repeat-containing protein, with the protein MSLKHLLKVAFAAVMTMALASCGGGGGGGGGEPQLTSMGGALQGRSLALTNSVTSFAGSAGSTDGAASQARFSIPGDVASDGTSLYVVDTGNSVIRKVVLATGATSTVAGLAGITGSGDGTGAVARFNYPSGIALSSDNSTLYVSDTGNNTIRSINVATGAVTTLAGTAGVVGSTNGTGGAARFSSPSGVATDGANLYVADSLNHRVRKIVLASAAVTTLAGSGLQDFADGTGIAASFNSPRGIATDGVSLYLADQGNSAVRRIIIATGVVSTLVQPASGIESPAGIATDGTSVFVTDLERNNLRKVDIATQAVSTLAGDGGGSPGSTDAVGGAARFSAPAGLVLNAGVLYVADTGNDLLRKVAVATGASSTLAGTVGSADGVGVAAAFTSPYDLTTDGRNVYVADTNNHTVRQISIATGAVTTLAGTPDRAGSGDGTGAAASFRFPSGLTTDGTNLFVSDTGNNTVRKIVIATGAVSTLAGTAGATGSADGAGSAARFHSPNGLTTDGTNLYVADSGNNAIRKIVIATGAVSTAVASSAGLSSPYGVTTDGTTLFITDSGNHRICKFTLAGSAFSSLTVTGAAFNLPSGITTDGISLFVTDAANGSVSRIAIATGVAGAVVTGLRNPNGITTDGVTLYVADAHDNTVIRVH; encoded by the coding sequence ATGAGTTTGAAACATTTGCTAAAGGTAGCTTTCGCGGCTGTTATGACGATGGCATTGGCCTCGTGCGGTGGCGGCGGAGGCGGCGGGGGGGGCGAGCCGCAGCTGACCAGCATGGGGGGAGCGTTGCAGGGGAGATCCCTGGCCCTGACCAATAGCGTGACCTCTTTCGCCGGTAGCGCCGGTTCCACCGACGGCGCTGCGTCGCAGGCGCGATTCAGCATTCCCGGCGACGTCGCCAGCGACGGAACCAGTCTCTACGTCGTCGACACCGGCAACAGCGTCATCCGCAAGGTCGTCCTTGCCACCGGGGCCACGTCGACGGTCGCAGGGCTTGCGGGGATCACCGGCTCGGGCGACGGCACCGGTGCTGTCGCGAGGTTCAACTACCCCTCCGGCATTGCCTTGAGCAGCGACAACTCCACGCTGTACGTCAGCGACACCGGCAACAACACCATCCGCAGCATAAACGTCGCTACCGGCGCCGTGACCACCCTGGCCGGTACTGCGGGGGTCGTAGGTTCCACTAACGGCACCGGGGGGGCGGCCAGGTTCAGCTCCCCCTCAGGCGTCGCCACCGACGGGGCCAACCTTTACGTCGCCGACAGCCTCAACCATCGCGTCCGCAAGATCGTCCTCGCCTCGGCTGCGGTCACAACCCTTGCCGGCAGCGGTCTGCAGGATTTCGCCGACGGCACCGGCATAGCTGCCAGCTTCAATTCGCCGCGCGGCATCGCCACCGACGGTGTCTCGCTCTATCTCGCGGATCAGGGCAATTCCGCGGTCAGGAGGATCATCATCGCGACCGGTGTGGTCTCTACCTTGGTGCAGCCTGCCTCCGGCATAGAGTCGCCGGCCGGCATCGCGACCGACGGGACCAGCGTTTTCGTCACCGACCTCGAGAGGAACAACCTGCGCAAGGTGGACATCGCCACCCAGGCAGTATCTACCCTGGCAGGCGACGGTGGTGGGAGCCCGGGAAGCACCGACGCGGTGGGGGGCGCGGCCCGCTTCAGCGCCCCTGCCGGCTTGGTTTTGAACGCAGGCGTACTCTACGTAGCCGACACAGGAAACGATCTGCTGCGCAAGGTAGCCGTTGCCACCGGGGCCAGCTCCACCCTCGCCGGGACAGTGGGGTCCGCCGACGGCGTAGGGGTCGCGGCTGCCTTCACCTCTCCCTACGACCTGACCACCGACGGCAGAAACGTCTATGTAGCCGATACCAACAACCACACGGTGAGGCAGATCTCCATCGCCACGGGTGCAGTGACCACGCTGGCCGGAACCCCCGACCGCGCAGGCTCCGGCGACGGCACCGGCGCCGCCGCCTCCTTCAGATTCCCAAGCGGCCTCACCACCGACGGCACCAACCTCTTCGTCTCCGACACCGGCAACAACACGGTCAGGAAGATCGTCATCGCCACCGGAGCCGTTTCCACGCTGGCCGGTACGGCCGGGGCCACCGGTTCGGCCGACGGTGCCGGGAGCGCGGCGAGGTTCCATTCCCCCAACGGCCTCACCACCGACGGGACCAACCTCTACGTTGCCGACAGCGGGAACAACGCCATCAGGAAGATCGTTATCGCCACCGGCGCGGTCTCGACCGCGGTGGCATCCTCCGCGGGCTTAAGTTCGCCCTACGGCGTCACCACCGACGGCACCACCCTATTCATCACCGACAGCGGCAACCACAGGATCTGCAAGTTCACATTGGCAGGCTCCGCCTTCTCCTCCTTGACGGTTACCGGCGCTGCCTTCAACCTTCCCAGCGGCATCACCACCGACGGCATCAGCCTCTTCGTCACCGACGCGGCCAACGGTTCGGTCAGCAGGATCGCCATTGCCACCGGCGTCGCCGGAGCCGTCGTCACCGGGCTCAGGAACCCCAACGGCATCACCACCGACGGCGTCACGCTCTACGTCGCCGATGCGCACGACAACACCGTGATCAGGGTGCACTGA
- a CDS encoding FKBP-type peptidyl-prolyl cis-trans isomerase, with translation MRCFLILVAVLLASATAHAAEALSTPKERTSYAIGVNLIGNLKQQEVDVDLELVVKGMRDALAGGKLLMSDEELRKYISFYQHDVRRKTAKSRGEAAQENKKAGVEFLSANKKEKGVVALPSGLQYRVLKEGTGKRPADADSVTFHYRTASITGTEYESSYRIGEPARRRVGDGVLPGLSEALKLMPAGSKWQLFLPPQLAYGNKGNGKVGPNETIVFEIELLAVN, from the coding sequence ATGCGATGCTTCCTCATTTTAGTTGCGGTATTGCTCGCGTCGGCTACGGCCCACGCGGCCGAAGCTCTCTCCACCCCGAAGGAGCGGACCAGCTACGCCATAGGCGTGAACCTCATCGGCAACCTGAAGCAGCAGGAGGTCGATGTCGACCTGGAACTGGTGGTGAAGGGGATGCGCGACGCCCTTGCCGGCGGAAAGCTCCTCATGTCCGACGAGGAACTGCGTAAGTACATAAGCTTCTACCAGCACGACGTGCGCCGGAAAACGGCGAAGAGCAGGGGGGAAGCGGCACAGGAAAACAAGAAGGCAGGAGTGGAGTTCCTTTCCGCCAACAAGAAGGAAAAGGGGGTCGTCGCCCTCCCGAGCGGCCTGCAGTACCGGGTGCTCAAGGAAGGGACCGGCAAGCGCCCAGCCGACGCCGACAGCGTGACTTTCCATTACCGCACCGCTTCGATCACCGGCACCGAGTACGAAAGCTCCTATCGCATAGGGGAGCCAGCCAGGCGCCGGGTAGGGGACGGGGTGCTACCGGGGTTGTCGGAGGCGCTCAAGCTGATGCCGGCCGGGTCCAAGTGGCAGCTCTTCCTGCCGCCGCAGTTAGCCTACGGCAACAAGGGAAACGGCAAGGTCGGCCCCAACGAAACCATCGTCTTTGAAATAGAGCTTCTCGCGGTCAACTGA
- a CDS encoding Na/Pi cotransporter family protein, producing the protein MVPTYWSYIIEGLGGLALFILGMRTMSEGLQKVSGERLRRLLEKATGNRLTAPLVGSCLASLLQSGSAASVLVVGFVNAGLLSLYQALGVLLGTGIGTTLAIQIIAFRVTALALPAITVGVLLSFFSKSRRLSQLGGLLLGVGLVFFGLSIIEGASLPLSESAIISGMREGLPSIRLAAVLLGALLTFLVQSGSATLGIVIALASAGVLSYDAAIAMVIGEVAGAALIPLIASVGGSQTAKRAVVIYLGISWGAIALGLLFFPLFLRAINAVSPGDLSLLQQPGAAPHAVAQALRPYVARHLANAHTIFTVASLLIFLPLLGFFTRSAETLLPARRSESEPRPRFIDTRVIKTPTIALVQAWSELSRMGGLSAAMYRELVSQFDSYNPKVVAAIRDKELVLDVLHRDMSHFLVALSRETLSLERAVEIPAMLQMVNEIEQVGDQTEAVLNYLVRKKEERLRFSSSAMEELKRFATKVGEVVSLCERVLKGEEDEDPAPLRAEVALLQEELQASHLRRLKVGKCSIVAGLLYGDMIIAFCKISELCFSIISQKKGIAA; encoded by the coding sequence ATGGTCCCCACTTATTGGTCCTACATCATCGAGGGGCTGGGCGGGCTGGCGCTTTTCATCCTCGGCATGCGCACCATGTCGGAGGGGCTGCAAAAGGTGAGCGGGGAACGTCTCCGCAGGCTTTTGGAGAAGGCAACCGGCAACCGGCTCACCGCGCCTTTGGTCGGAAGCTGCCTCGCCTCGTTGTTGCAGTCCGGCAGTGCCGCATCGGTACTGGTGGTCGGCTTCGTCAACGCCGGGCTCCTCTCGCTGTACCAGGCCCTCGGTGTGCTTCTGGGCACCGGCATCGGCACAACCCTCGCCATTCAAATCATCGCCTTCCGGGTCACGGCGCTGGCGCTTCCCGCCATCACCGTCGGGGTCCTTTTGAGCTTCTTCTCCAAAAGCAGGCGCTTGTCGCAACTGGGCGGGTTGCTTTTGGGGGTGGGGCTCGTCTTTTTCGGCCTCTCCATCATCGAGGGGGCATCGCTTCCCTTGAGCGAAAGCGCCATCATCTCCGGGATGCGCGAGGGGCTTCCCTCGATCCGGCTGGCTGCGGTGCTCCTGGGGGCGCTCTTGACCTTCCTGGTGCAGTCGGGAAGCGCGACCTTGGGAATCGTCATCGCGCTTGCCTCCGCGGGAGTCCTCTCCTATGACGCCGCCATCGCCATGGTCATCGGCGAGGTGGCTGGAGCGGCGCTGATCCCGCTCATCGCCTCCGTCGGGGGGAGCCAAACCGCCAAAAGGGCGGTCGTCATCTACCTCGGTATCAGCTGGGGCGCCATCGCGCTCGGGCTCCTCTTCTTCCCGCTTTTCCTGCGCGCGATCAATGCCGTCTCCCCAGGCGATCTGTCGCTTTTGCAGCAACCCGGCGCCGCCCCGCATGCGGTGGCCCAGGCGCTGCGGCCGTACGTCGCCAGGCACCTGGCCAACGCCCACACCATATTTACCGTCGCGTCGCTCTTGATCTTTCTTCCCCTGCTCGGCTTTTTCACCCGTTCCGCCGAAACGCTTCTCCCCGCCCGGCGCTCCGAGAGCGAGCCGCGCCCGAGGTTCATCGACACGCGGGTGATCAAGACGCCTACCATCGCGCTGGTGCAGGCCTGGAGCGAACTCTCCCGCATGGGGGGGCTTTCAGCCGCCATGTATCGCGAACTGGTGTCGCAGTTCGACTCCTACAACCCGAAGGTCGTCGCCGCGATCAGGGACAAGGAACTGGTGCTCGACGTGCTGCACCGCGACATGTCCCATTTCCTGGTGGCGCTTTCCAGGGAGACGCTCTCGCTGGAGCGGGCAGTGGAGATACCTGCCATGCTGCAGATGGTGAACGAGATTGAGCAGGTGGGGGACCAGACCGAGGCGGTGCTGAACTACCTGGTGCGCAAGAAAGAGGAACGGCTCCGCTTTTCCAGCTCGGCCATGGAGGAGTTGAAGCGCTTCGCCACCAAGGTGGGGGAAGTCGTTTCCCTTTGCGAGCGAGTCCTTAAAGGGGAGGAGGACGAGGACCCGGCCCCCCTGCGCGCTGAGGTGGCCCTGCTTCAAGAGGAGCTGCAGGCGAGCCATCTGCGCCGGCTTAAAGTCGGCAAGTGCAGCATCGTGGCGGGGCTTCTCTACGGCGACATGATCATCGCCTTCTGCAAGATCTCCGAACTATGCTTCTCCATCATCTCCCAGAAAAAAGGAATCGCCGCATGA